TTCACTGAGTCGCCTTATGCGCGCTTAAGATGTAATCAACGTTGTGGAATCAAAACACATTCTATCCGAAATAACTCGGAACTTCAGTACCTTACGAAGGCGCGTTATAAAACCCTAACCCCTCTCTACCTGTATATTTTCCCAAACGTCGCGGTTCAAGTCAAGAAACAGAAGTCAACGGAGGGGTCGTCGTGGCCATTCCTCTCCCACTTCTCTCCATGGAAATCTGTATAAAAATCCTGAAAAGCTTTCCGCACGGGACAGTAGACGAAGGAGGAGGACCCTCTGTCTTGCTTCTGTCTACTTGCATGTATAATGTTTTCATAGCAAAGTaaccgtgagagagagagagaaacctaCAGTTCTGCGGATCCATGTGGCAGTGTTCTTTTCCATTAAATGAGGTCGCAGGACTGTACGTACGCAAGAGAAGCCCCCACATTCACATCCACATACTCCCGTTCCTTCGACGTCGAAGCAGGGCGATATCATAAATTTATCGTTCACGGATATTTTGCGCAGAGAGTTTTACCTCTCCAAAGATAAATTACCCCGCATCGCCCCCCGTCGCGACCGATGCAGCCGTCCTTCACCTGACCTGACATTTTCATTACTCCAAGAAACCAAGACAACGTTTTCATATTTTGACCGAGGAATGATGGACTTTTTTtacagttttctttcttttacttacTTTCATCTTTCGAggttaaaaaaatgattgattttcctGGATCAGGCGAGACAGATTGACCGAGGGGTGAGCTGGTCGGGCCGGTGGATTCTGCATCTTCATttttaaggaaagagaaataaaaaagaaagaagaaggggggTCTGGTCATCTCATCTGCCcccacctcctccttccctAACTTGGATTTTCATGAAGAGggaaattagagagagagagagaaaagaaagggaaaaagaaaaagtgggttTCGAAGTGATCTTTGATTTGACGTAGTTGTTGGGTTTGCTGGCTACTAGGTGGTATGGTCGATATTTCTCGAGATCTCTTCCCCTCTTCTTGCTTCCACCCCCTCAACCCTAAATCAAATCCTTACTTTCGCAGTTGCCTCTTTCTCGCGCATTATTGATCTCTCCTTTTCAGCTTTGAGCCTTTGGGGAAAGTGGTACCTAACATGTACCTTACCTACATAGGGTTTCGATTTGATGTAAAGGGCTTATGCTAAAAACGACGTACGTTTTACCAACTTATCAAAAGATGTGAAATTCTTGATCGGGTGTGGGGAATAAACCGGCAGTTCTTGCCCCTGCTGCCGATGGTGAGGTGATGAGTTGCGCAGCATTGCATTTATTGTACATGCAGTTCTCTCGATTTGCGCTGATAAATTTCATGCTTGAGTTATAacaagggttaataccctgaaaaatcccgaatcggtacacttgtgacaaatttattctcaaactatttttttgatcatgaaaaattccaaactggtacacctatgacaaatttaccccgactgaccataaaaaaccctaaattggtacatctatgacaaatttaccctaaactaatttattcgaccgcaaaaaaccccaaattgataaatttgtgacaaatatactattcgctaaattgaattaataccacaaaaaaattataaaaattgtaaattttgacAAACATAtcgtaaaatccaaaattagtaTACTAGTCaattatcacgtgtcatttaacttaataatttgataataaaatttaacaaaaactaacagagggtaaatttgtcacaagtatactagtttggggtaaatttgtcaaaggtataccagtttgaggtttttggtggtcaaaaaaatagtttggggtaaatttgtcacaagtgtaccagtttggggtttttggtattAACTCTTATAACAATGATTGCTCTTGCTGATTTTGAAGGATATTAGTGagctcatttggaggaaaataGATAGGTAGGGGGAAAgaatataaatgaaaatgctgataaagatgaaaagaaaaagaaaaaaggacaaacattgacaaaaaaaggagaagatgcCGGATACATGCctaagtttcttttttctttttctaaataacAAATACATCTCTATTTTTATAAACACAAACTCACGTACCTCAATTTAGCAAAATTATGCGCTTATTTGCAAGATTTCCATTCGTTGTTTCCCTAAAAAATGACCCTTCTTTTTCTCCACTGGCTATGACATCCTTGGGACGAAGTCTCTCCTGGCATGGCAACCTCAATTTGAGGTTGCCCATGGTGTTGCGACCTCGATCTCCGGTTGTGACGTCCCGTGGCAACCTCGACTTGAGGTCGCGACGGCCAAGGCTATGAGAAGGAGAACATCGGCGAATTTGAGAGCATTATAAGAGAGAAGATTTGACCTGAGGGACGAAGAGAGGGAAAGGGGGCTGTGATGATGTCCGCGGCATCGGCTAGGCCGTTTGAATTGGCGGAGGTAGTGGCCGATGGTGGGGGAAGGTTGCGGTTGAGAAGGTTGGGAGTTTGAGCATGTATGAGGCTATGGTTTTCAGAATGGTTACACGAGGAAGGATAATTAGGTCTTTTAGCGGAATAGAGATATAGAGTAAAATTGTAAACATGGACATGTTTTTGTCAAGGATAAAAATCGAGacatgtttcctttttttgtatttctccgAAAATAATCTACAATAAGATGAGCACcatcataaagaaaatataaattaaatgatGATCATCTAGACCATGTTAGCAATGCCAATCTTTCTTACCAAAGTTCCTTAGGAACATTTAAATACATGATATTCATGCATAGtatgattcatttgtctaaaCAATCCCCAAGGTTTTGTCAAATCACTTACCCAAAAGTAATCTCTTTGACATTTCTTATCATACATCGTCATCCTTCTATGTATCGAATAATCATTCGACTCTGGACAAAAATGCACGCAATCATTGAATTATTGTGTAACATGCACGATTGCAGCGACAAAGTCGAGATGAAATTTCCCGTGAACTAGTTagtagaaaattcaaattttcctcAAAGAGATtgatttttgtgtcacaaaaaataattcaataacaaaaagaacagaaacaataGAGCAAAGACATAGGGAGCCACCTCCCGACCTAAGCACCACGGTGCATGGTTGGCATGAAAAATAAATCTGGTGCATCACTAGAagcaatattaaattaaaacaGTGCTATAAAAAGTGGAATCTATGTCACCAtttgtttccaaaaaaaaaaaaaaaaaaaaagatgtgaaAACACAAACATCTTGTCGAATAAACAtgtgtttttattaaaaaaatcccaggAATTAAAAtctccagaaaagaaaaagaaaaagaaaagaaaaagaaaatagggagTGGTTTTTTCGTGACAGTCTGGTGAAAGTGTTTCCAACTAGCAAATGTTTTGTTGACAGGCCCCCCACCCTTTGTTTCATGTGAAAACATGTCCCATGAACTGGAATGGACATGGCCAGGCGGACGGTCACATGATTCTCAAAAAGGGCACGAAAGCTTCCTCTCGTGGTGTCCCTCCCTTCCTCCATTGTCGAGAATCCAATCGAGAAACTACCTACAGGGGACATTATGACCctccttctatttttttttttttggactctGTTTGGAACATGCATGAAATTAGGCATGCGACGAAAATTCGAGtggaaaatcttgaaaattgtTACAAAACTAAAGGGAGGGAAGACTTAAAATTTCGAATGTTTTAAAGTTCTTCACACGTAAAAGTAGATGCCATATTGGTCACCATTGAAAGTAGATGCTCTATCAAGATTCTAACGACATAAATAACCTACTATAACAAAATACGACATACAAGACTCACTGTCTAATCACTGTACAAACACTGTATGATCATAAGCAACTTTAACCATTCACCTTCTTGGCTTTTGCTCTCCCACTTGAAGGTGGAATATCATATTATGCCCTTAATAATTCTAGAAGAAATACCCTTCTCTATCACCTATTTTAGTAAGAGAGACCTCCCCCCTCCCCCGAAAGCAAATGATCTGTTAATCACCATTGAAAGGAAATGCTCTATTAGAACTGTAGTGGCACGAATAACCTACTCTAGCAGAACATGATAGACAAGAAACACAGTTCAATCCTCGTGCGAACGCTGAATAATCACGAGGGACCTTGGCCATTCACCCTATAAAATAACTCTCGGTTCTCGCTCTGTCACTTCAAGGCAGAACATCATATAATACCCTTTATAATTTGTATAAGAGAAACCCTTCTCTCCGGACTTGTGTCTCCTGTTCCGACAAGGGaaacttttcctctctctttatatattatataatatatgtataGGGAAAGAATTATTTGCCTGTAGATTAAGTATGGGTTTGATAATGGAGGATAGCATGGGCATCCTTGTAGTCTCGGTTGGGACGTTTGGAATCTGGAAAATGTCAGCAAAGGTGCAAAAATAATTGAGGACTGCAAATCGCTGCCGATGATGAGGAGCACGTAGATTTTTTGTACCCTTCGCGCTTATATGCTAGCCTTTAGAGCAGCAGACACAAACCATGCCACCGTCGCTAATGGAGTTTCAGAGATCTAGCATGATCAATTACAGAACATCATCATGCACAAAAGCAAGACCAGTCCTCCCTGTGATCTTTCATTGCACCCGAAACACGATCCTTCAAATTTCATCCCTGCATTCTCGAGCCGCAAATTTGTTCTCATCCGTCATGGCATTCTGCAAGAGCTCTTCCAAGCCTTATCGACCGTATTTTGGTTTTCTCATTTGTTATTGATTCAATCGAGGGTAGAATCGCTGCTCATCTATTCTAGGCCGCCTTGCTCCCGCAAACCGGAGATTTCGAGTTCAGGAATGTTTAATTGCATTAGTTTCACTTAATGCCGGTTACCGgttccttttcttatttattattagGTTATGTAATGTGGTCCTTTTTCATATTATTCCTAAacaagtaaatgaaagaatcgaCGCAACCACTTCGAGGCCGCCAGCACGGCCCTCCAATAGCCACCGATTGGATTACTAAAAGGTATGGAAACATGGTCAAATCAGGATTCAAATGAATGAAACGAATCGAAGCAAATATAACTGCAGACTATGTGCTTCCCCCAATGATCGCATCAAGACAGATTCTACACATCAAGTCTTATCCGGATCGGGAAACGTCTAATCTGTCATGATGTTTTCTGATGGGTTTCACAATATTGTCGAGGCATAAGCATACCGAACAAATGGCAAGAATCGTTTGGTGGGCTCACATCGTACATTTACAGCCCAACTTTATGAAGTGCGTGATCCCCTCATGTCCCTAGCATCTCCTTCTTAGTTCTATATTGCTTTCCTAAGGGAAAATTGtcttaatattatttaaaaattcttaaatctattataaaatgaccaatttattattaaaccttttcaattttgataaaaaataactAACCTGACAATCTATTCAGCACCAATATTTTTTACTATTCAGCACCGATATTTTTTACGTAGTtgtatggacaaattttaatcGATATTGACAGGGataaattttgctaattttaaaaaaaatataactggCAAATTGTAAAGAAGCTTAAGACTAAATTatcacaattaaaagatttagtatTTAGGATCGAATTGATTTAGGATTTAAGATCGAATTGATTgctatataataagtttaggactttctGAAAAATTATCCTGCTTTCCTAACATTACTGTTTTCCTTGTGCAAATAGTCCCACAATATGACTAGGCATGGAATATGCAATTCCCACTATATACTCAACATGCTAATGAACAAGTTTGACCAGTGTCGTGAAAAAAGTGCCAATACAGTCCCAAAAAACCGAACataggagaaaaagagagagagttaatGGCAGTACAAAGCTAAAGTTAGGTTCAGCTCGTCTCCAAATGAAGAAAGTAAGATGTGATGTGGATTTTTTTGTCAAGGGTAGACGAATTCTACtcctaattttctttaaaatgcaGTAAGGCCTTTTGggcaaaaaaatttaggtgATCAGCATCGTGCATCTTCGCGGTCCTTTCAAGCATCAAACATCATTTGCCTGAGGAAGACCCTCTTCGGACCGCGGTTCCTCTGGAGGTGGCGATACCTCGGTCACTATGTCCGCAAGATCTTGGGCTCCTTCTTCTCCCAATCGGGCATCGCATTTCTCAACAATCTGAAAATAGCAGCACATACATTATGAGTGATAAACCCACATAATCACACCAACGTTCAGAGTAAAAAGGAACTGCCCAAAGGGCTCGAATCCAAGAAAGAATGGACAACTTGCAGCAACAAAACCTCAATTATAAGTTGATCCACCGTACAGTTTAAATGGCAACCATATTCGCATGCCCGGAAATCTTTCTatcatctttattttttataaagagAAACACCACTGGGAGACATACACATGTAAATACTGATCCAAGCTCGATATCTACAATTCTATGTACTACGTGCTGTCACCCATATTTGTCTTAAGAAGCCTAACAACAGCTAGAACCAGTATTTAGTCATCATGCAATCTAAGTTAGGTAGTCTGGAGGCATATATGAGCATTTAAGAGAGTTACTTCTTCTCTGCGAGCATGTATGTAAGTGTATGACCATGCACGCTAAGCCTATAAGAAAAAAGTGGTCCCTTATGCATGCATGCACGTTTTCATCATAGCAGTCCAATATGCTCTTCCACTACACTACACAATTTTGTTACAGAAGGCCCAATTAATCAACGCATTCCATATCACTGAACCGTATTCTCAGATAAAATACTCAGTTCCCCAAAAACGGCTTTCTGAAGTTTGGCTTTGAAGTGAAGGTATTATTCCGCTCAGGCACACTGCATTTTTCAATAAGATTATTTTGAAAGAGCACTAAGGGAGCACGATTTACCAATAACCTAGAAAAGAAGAGCCCAAAATAAGTTCACACAACACCATCCTGATCATTCCTGCCAAGTTTCTTGTACAGGGCCAGAGCGTCCCACAAAAGAAGACCTAAAAGTATCTTGGTGCAACAAAGTGATTCTCAACTATTACCATATCCAAATTACTTCAAGGTAAAGGTTTATAGATATAATAAGTTGATCCTGTTTTGTACAAGAAGCTTTCATACTTTAAAAATGAGCAACATTATCAAGGATCCATTGCATCATGCCAGGCACTAACTCTTCAGCAGAGTTATATTCAGATCCTAATTATATTCAAATTGTCTGATATATCTACAATAGTTAAGAAAGTGTGCAAAGAATAGTGCAAAGATGATCCTAGTTCTCCATAAAGATTCTTTTTGATGACATTGCTCTTGATATAAGGGAAAAGTACAAATTTAAATAACTCAGTATTACAGATAATTTTCTGTGCCAATTCAACACCAAACTCTCTTCCAACTTATGCTTGAGGAGATGATACTCCTTTCAGGGACAATCCACAATACATTAGGCATCTCATAGAAGCACAGGGAACTTGAAATCAGTAAGCATAAGAATAGTTCAGCCAGTTGATATTAATATTGACCTCTTAACTTCAAATGACtatctaaaaatcaaatcattgacTACAAGATAAAGACTGGTAAAGATGAAAAGGACCGGAAACATATTGAATAAGACTCACCGTATAAATACCAACAGCTGAAGTTGGTCTAAGGTTGATAATGTTAAGCACCTCCGCTTTTGCAAGGTCATACTTTTTCACCTTCCCCAAAAGGTCAGAAACACTCTCTTTTGTTTGCTTGTCCACAGCGGTGTTGACTAAGTACTGGAAAACTTTGTATTCTGATGGTGCAACTGTTGCAGCCACTTCCTTTGAAGCGCCTCTAGACTGTAAGAAACTCAGGACCTCAAAGTTTGTTAGAGCACCATCATTGGCATTCTTTCTGCAAAatgcataaaagaaaaacatcaatCTAGAAATGTAAATTGGAAAACAAGAATgagcaacaaaaaagaaaaaaaaagaaaggaaaaggggcACATCAACAGAGCATGGCAAGTACATACATCTTCATTTCCAATAAAATCAGATGCCAAAGAGTAACCTCCAGGGAAATTCTTTCAATTAGCAGAGTCGCCTTAAACCGCTATGAGTCTCACTCCACTTTTATCAGCAGAGCCACAATATAATCAGAGGAATGATCAATCAGTGCATGCCCTGCACACACCAGACATAGGATTAAAGTCGATAATCATTCTCAATCAGTGCAAAGGGAGTACGCCACGGAACTGCATTTAGGCTTTTAGCTAATGGACACTCCAAGCAAAATGTCTTGCATGCATTACCTACACACCTTGGGATTCACATTGAATTTCACAAATGGAACCAGATTCATCTACCACTTAAGCAGTAAACTCAACACAATATCAGAACACAAGGTTGCTCAATTGATCGATGAATTTGAACTTTCACACTAGACGGATCATCCATGGTCTGCAATATTGGCTACGAATCCTCCAACAGTATTAAGAACATAAGCATATCATGCCTCTATCGATGGGCTtgaatttctagaaaagcatTCGACCTTTCCCTGAACAATTAGATGCTCCATCGGACCCTACAAACAGCGGAGACGGTTACCCCTAAGGAGAAGAAACGACCAGCCTCGAAAGCAGAGAAACTTCAGGAATTTCATCGAACAGTCGGCACGCCAACTCAAAAGACGCGCTTAAATATTCATGGGTATCTACTGGGCATCACTCTTCCTCGCGTCGAGTCGCATTAAGCTCGCTCCCTCCCCAAGAAAagcacagaaagagagagagagagagagagagagaaagaggggctACGGAATCTGGACCTGAAATCGTCGAGCTCGGTGGGGGGAGAAACGGCCTTTCAGACCCAAGCAGGAACCGCTCGATCGGGCGTCTCCGATGATCGCGACGCCACTGACTTCACCGAAGACTCGGCAGGACTTTCGAAAGCAGGAAATCGCCAAATGGTCGACGAGGGAAACGTCGGTCGCAAGATACCCAGAGGCAGAGAGAGAATTGCGAGGGAGAAATCCTTAGCAGTACCCTCTTTCGAcccgcccggcccggcccggcccagtTCCCGGGCTTATCCGACACCCAccgcactctctctcttccacgaACAACCCAGGCGCGAACAGAGCGCGTCCCCGCGCGATCGCcgggccgccgccgcccgatcACCCCCGCCGCGCCGCCCAGTggctcgtctctctctctccctctctcccgcCCTCCGTGCACGGCGGCTCGTCCGCGACTCACCCACTCTCGCGACCCCTCGATCGGGTCTCGCTCGCGGGCGTCTACCCCTTCTCGGGGCGGGCGACTACCCCTATCGGGGTCGCGAGCACCGGGTGAGCCCCGTCCGAGCCGCCGTGCACGGAGGAGGGAGATGGAGATAGACAGGAGGGGGGCGGGGTATTTAAGGCCCCCCGGAGCTGAGAGCGCTCGATCGGGTGAATCCCGCGAAAGAGGATGGGCAATTTGGTCATTCCGCGGCGACGTAGCGTGAGTTTCGGGGCAACCTTGTCTGGCGGCCCGGTCGAACCGTCGGACCCGATTCGACCGGCATTGTAACTTGGAAGGAAAGAATTTTGCAGTTTCCATCACGCGGGTCCTACTTCTCTCTGCTTGCGCTTGAAGCTATCTCGGAGGGGCTCTATGGAACGCACCGTGAGACACGAATATAGTTTTGCAATAGCAGCTCCGATCTTGAGTCACTTTTTCATCGGTTGTTTGCATAGATTGTTATATGATTCCTACCTTGATATCATCAGGAGTCGATTTACAAGTTAATGCACAAATGCACTTGTACTTATTGAGTTCCTTTCTCCAGCTAGAGATATGATAAAGAATTTTACATTCTTGACCATTGGTTATGTACTTGTGAATGAGGCAATCTTTTCAGGAGTGCGTAGATGGTATGGCTTTTTTCAGACGATTTCCTGTGTAATTGATGCCTTCCCTAGCAGCGTGTGACTCCCTATTGGAATTTAGTTTACCTGCAGAAAACGCAATCCTGTCTGTGAAGGTTGCTGCTCTTACTCTTTTATGGGAGGACATTAAGACTCAAATTGAAGGAAAAGTAATTCCTACAACTACGACACTGAACAGAACCTAGGAAACTTTTGAAAGAGCAAAGGAGTAGGCAACAAACTCGCATTAAAATCTCGTCGACACTTAGGCTGGTGTTAGCAGATCCTCCTCTTTGCAACTCCACTTGCGTATGTATGTGCTCACTGAACCCACCATCTTGTAATGCACCGTCATCCGGTAAAGTTTGTGGGATCATCATCAT
This region of Eucalyptus grandis isolate ANBG69807.140 chromosome 8, ASM1654582v1, whole genome shotgun sequence genomic DNA includes:
- the LOC104414757 gene encoding uncharacterized protein LOC104414757, whose product is MKIKNANDGALTNFEVLSFLQSRGASKEVAATVAPSEYKVFQYLVNTAVDKQTKESVSDLLGKVKKYDLAKAEVLNIINLRPTSAVGIYTIVEKCDARLGEEGAQDLADIVTEVSPPPEEPRSEEGLPQANDV